Proteins from a genomic interval of Gossypium hirsutum isolate 1008001.06 chromosome A09, Gossypium_hirsutum_v2.1, whole genome shotgun sequence:
- the LOC121205961 gene encoding uncharacterized mitochondrial protein AtMg00810-like produces MENMFEMSDLGQMSYFLGMEVSQTEQGIFLSQKAFSLKILNKFSMLNCKQEARQLLLEKSYHVKVILRRFMHCCNGKHLQAAKRFLRYIKGTLSFGVKFTKVYGMKLLGYADSDWPIRSFEVGLHVAHDVAKEQRSFTNHAVAAEVDIAV; encoded by the exons atggaaaatATGTTTGAGATGTCAGACTTGGGACAAATGTCCtacttccttggtatggaagtGTCTCAAACTGAGCAAGGGATCTTCCTAAGTCAAAAGGCTTTTTCCTTAAAGATTTTGAACAAATTCTCCATGTTGAACTGCAAGCAAGAAGCACGCCAGTTGCTATTGGAAAAAAGCTATCATGTcaaggtgattttgagaag ATTCATGCATTGTTGCAATGGGAAGCATTTACAAGCTGCCAAAAGATTTCTCAGGTACATCAAAGGCACACTGAGCTTTGGAGTAAAGTTCACCAAGGTTTATGGCATGAAACTGCTTGGTTATGCTGATAGTGATTGG CCAATAAGGAGTTTTGAAGTTGGCCTGCATGTAGCACATGATGTAGCCAAGGAGCAGAGAAGCTTCACGAACCATGCAGTTGCTGCTGAAGTTGATATAGCtgtttaa
- the LOC121205962 gene encoding G kinase-anchoring protein 1-like: MEESLRVISSELEVIKQEFGRKNLELRRKIEKLEEEKMYLSLDVDVHRIEVEKERKEKRKIEEDRDDLKTQYKRIQLSMKRVGLGKSLEQWQQEVQEERAKAEYWEKKFQEIQSRNQALEKENQGLKTKASLDKIEEMKHNIGGLEAALQNCELQIEQLKAREEHWTGELHHFQDQVRDRDYLMGEAIVQI, from the exons ATGGAGGAGAGTTTACGAGTGATTTCATCAGAGTTAGAAGTTATAAAACAAGAGTTTGGAAGGAAGAATTTGGAGCTCAGGAGAAAGATAGAGAAGCTTGAGGAGGAGAAGATGTACCTGAGCTTAGACGTCGACGTTCATAGAATTGAGGtcgaaaaagagaggaaagaaaagaggaagattgaggaagaCCGAGATGACTTGAAGACGCAATATAAGAGGATACAGTTATCAATGAAAAGAGTTGGGTTGGGGAAGTCTTTAGAGCAGTGGCAACAAGAGGTTCAAGAAGAAAGAGCCAAAGCCGaatattgggagaagaagtttcaAGAGATACAGTCGCGTAATCAGGCCCTAGAGAAGGAgaatcaaggattaaaaactaag GCAAGCCTGGataagatcgaggaaatgaagcacAATATTGGAGGGCTGGAAGCAGCATTACAGAACTGTGAGCTACAGATTGAGCAACTCAAGGCAAGAGAAGAACATTGGACGGGAGAGCTTCACCATTTTCAAGATCAAGTCAGAGATAGGGACTATCTCATGGGAGAAGCTATAGTACAGATTTGA